Part of the Scomber japonicus isolate fScoJap1 chromosome 2, fScoJap1.pri, whole genome shotgun sequence genome, CATACCTGTTAGAGACAACAGAGACAGCTATATGGAGCAAACAGAATTATTTTTGGCTGTGTGTACGAATCTGTGAACATGCATTGTTCATTATGGGTGCAGGAAAGCTTTCAAGAAGAGACACTGCAATTTCAAGACTGCCATCAAGTGgcagataaatgaataaatgtaagaAGGCATATAAAGTTCTATCCACTTTGCACTGctgataaaaacataatttataaAGATTTCACCATTACATCATGCAGGAAGGCTGTTTCCCTGGTCTCATCTaaatttactgtaaaaaaaaacaaaaaaaaacgcaCATAACCTGcctgttgttatttttttaatggaaatgcTGACTCTACAATTTAGACTGTCTAATGTACTTAATTTCAGTAATATTTCAAAACAATCAGCCAATTTTGTCTCTAGCGAGGAGAAATAACCATCACTAAAGTCTGTTGTGTAAAGCTGTTTCCAGAATCTCATTTTGACCAAGAAGCATGATAGAATTCCCTCAAGGTTTGAGTAGGCATTCCATTTGACTAGCACCATCCGCCCTCAGGTCTGTGGCATTTCTATCATATCACCTGTCAGCTTAACGGGGCAGTGAGAGACAGGGCGAGAGGCGGAGGCAACCTCAGGTAAAGGTGACATGGGGAGTTGGAGGGGTAAAGGATTGAGAAGAGGTGAGAGGGGTGCATCTTTAAGCCACTCTCCTCCAGGGACGAGATGTCAAAATAGCAGCAAGATGAAAGActgcatgtcagtgtgtgtgcaagaTGATAAgggtatgcatgtgtgtgtgtgtgtgtatgtgtgtgggtgggtgggtacTTGGTGCACTAGGCTGCtctttatgagtgtgtgtgtgtgtgtgtctgtgtatacgTGTGTCACTGTCTGGCTGTGACACTGATCCCTGTGGGGTTGCAGGGCTCACTGCTCTAATGAGCAGAACTCCCTCCAGGGCAAGCGGGAGAGAAAAATGGAGCAAGCCGAGctgagaaagaaataaaaagcaagTTCCATTTTCATCTACCTGCTCAGCTCCTCCTTTCTTAAAGAATGTATCTAACCATTATACCAATTTAACCTATGCAAAACCTGGACTGTGACTGCCTTGATCATGTTTCCATGTTCTCTGGCTAATACAgtggtttttttaaaaatgaaattcaaATAGAAGTATGTTAACATCAAAGCTAGTAAATGTTCTATCTATATCTAAAAATGGCAATATATGCAATTAATTTAAACCCCCTTATTGTCTTTTACTTACTAAAAAGGTAAGAAAGAGATGGGCAATCTCTTATTCAAGGCCAGACACACTGTATTGTATTGGTTGACtggttaaaatattaattttttcCTTGTTCCATTGACAGTAATGACAGTTTCCAGTCAATCAAACCATATGCTTACACCCTTTGAGAataacacattcacatacacaatCCCTGGATGTGTAATCAAACCTCTGCTGATGGACTTGTACCTATTCTATCAAGCTCACAAGCACCTGGACTCTCACTTATTGCAGGTGGCCACCTCTGTAGTGTGCAAACAAGCACTGAGGGAACAAATCCCTGAGCCCATGTGAAACAGAATGTTGgggtaaataaaatgaaagctaTGAGATTGCATGCATTTTGCAATATGAATATATTGTcaatcatgaaaaaaaagatgtggatGAAGGCTGCAATGTAATGTGGCAGAGCAATGTATGTCCACTACAAGTGCTTGTATCAGTTAGTTGCAAAttgcaacttcaccactagatgccactaaatcctacacatgGGTCCTTTAATCAGGCCTTATACCTTGTATCTGCTCAGGCTAAACTACAATCACTGGCCCATCTGGCTTGATAGACAGTTTAATTTGAATCAGATGGCCACCCTCTCTATAAGTGGTGTTTTGTGGAGTTGGGCCCACCACACAAAGAAGGTCAACACAGCCTAGCTAGCAAGCCACATTCACTTCTGTCTATAACATCACCAGTTAACACCATGTAGCCGGTGTTAGCGAACATGTTTTAGCTAACAACATGTTAAGCTAAGAACATGATAAGTCATGATAGTCAGGATAAcacaaaaaagccaaaaagtTTACTTCTAATACTTCTATTCTTACTTCCACCAATATGTTGAGGTAACTGTAATTAACTGGCATTGGCAGCAGTGGTTTTAACTTTGAATGATACACAGAAACAACCATCACTGGCACACTGTATAAAGTAAGTGAATGTAAACATAGGAGCAGAGCAcctcaagtaaaaaaaatactcGTGAAGATTACTTTGATGAGTTGGACTGTAACTTTGTTATGGAGCTGCTGTTGATCAAGCTGAATTTTATGGTATTGCTGGATTACATTATGTTGCACAATTGTCTCTTCTTTATGCATCCACCTGCTGTACCTACATCTCTGTTTCACACTAACCAGGACTTGGGCTCTCCAAAGTGGAGATAGTTGATGCTGTACAGGTCCATATCTTCTGTGTGCCAGGAGAAAGTGGTCTTCCACATGCCAAAGTACAGATATGGGGTGTTGACGCCCTGGATGGATACACCACAGTCCTCCTCAATAACATCCAAGATAGAATTCAGGTGGCCAATGTtccactcctccacatcctGTGAGATTAGAAACAGTGGTTAGAGATGCACAGCAGTGGTGAGACTGGTTTATGGATGTCCAGAGTTAATCCTGTAAATTGGTATTAGAGCTGGCTGTGACAGTTTTGAATCCAATCAGTATCAGCaatataaagtataatataACATCATGCTGCAGGATGATCAAATCAGcccctttctctcctttaaaACAATATAACGAATAGCTAATAAGAAGCAAGTGAAATATGAAGCAGAACAAATCAGTAGTTTAATTTCATAAACATCTATATGACAATGAGAATCAGTGAGCAAGCAGCACCACTTTAAGGGAAATTGGTCACTTTGCTTCTTTTTAAGTTACAAATGTCAAGTATGCCATGCCTctaaagtgctgctgttggcaAGAGTTGCCTGAAGCTGGAAACTGAATTTGAACTTCAGTAACCTTTTTTGTTTATGCTGGAGATGAAGAAAGTTTTTCTGAGCTCCATGCCATAACAGCAGCACTTATAATCCTCTATTGACAGCCATGATAAATACACTGTAGCACTGTTTACAACATAcaccacttttttttaaaactgtgctgCAGGCTGTTTTCATGCTGCCTTTGGATTGTAACTATCAAAGGTTCAATATACTATTTTTAATGTAAGCCTACCATGAAGGTAATTCATTaagtaaaaaatatgaaaaaaaagaaatatcagtGTGCAGTCACTAATACTGGTGAGCACTCCCTCTTaaattttctctgtttttattttcaatgattATTCAAATTACATCGTTTTAAGACAgatagaaataaatgttttatgtttttatataacagTTCATGCATGTGTACAATCCACCAAAGTGATTTTCAATATCAACTCTTATATGGACAGAACCAATGCAATGCATACATTAAATTATGACCACATTCATAAGAAAGGCCACCTAGCGCCACCTATTTCTGCCAGTTAAAGTGAGCCctgtaaaaactacaaaaagtaGTAGTAGCTAGAAGCCTTCCCTTGCAAAAATGTGAATGATATCCGTTTGTGCCATCGCAATGAGGGCACAAGTGAGAAAACGGGAACACATTATAATACCAGGTGTATATGCAAAGACCCATTGATCGGATGTCATTATCCAGGTAATTCATCCAGGTACAGATGACATGTTAAAACCAGGTGTTAATGGAGCCTGAATGACGAGTGATAGAACAGAACGAACATGTGGAGAAAGGGAAAAGCAACTACCTCATCATAGAGGCTGCCACTGACATCAGCACCATATATGGGTGAGACAAAAGTGAGGTTCTTCCAATACTTTCTTTCCAGATCTTCGTAGTTCAGGTAGCGAGGTGTACAGTACCTgcggggaggaaagacaggaccTTTGTAAACTTGAAATGGAGAACATTTGTGACAATGTAATGTCATTTTGGCAGCTATGTTGGATACAGACTACACATGATGATAAATCAACATCAAACAGATACATATACATCATTGGTGTTAGTAAGTATCTCCAAGTATCTCCAGCCAATTTGCCAAGTATCCAGTCTTCTTAGAGGCTATTCTGTACTCTAAAAACATTGTTTAATATTGGTAAGTTTTGTAATATACCAGACCAAATATCCTGAACACAACAAAAGTTGCATCTTTACTTACTGTAAACACTGAAGGCAAATGAATGCTTACATTCAGTGTTATGTTTATAAGACTTTTCTCTCCTGTCCATAAAATCAAGTCAAGAAACCAGTCTTCTATTATACTCACATGTCACTGTTAGCTAGTCGCCTGAACTCCGCCACATTAAGAGGCTTCTTCTGAATGTTGTATTGAGTGAAGAGCCCTGACTGGCCAGCCACCATCTGCTGGATGGGAGCGTCGATCATCAGCTCATCTATGTCATCATAGGTACGACGAGGCTTCCAGCCTTTAGGAGGAATCACCTGAGGGACAAACAGAGGAATAAATGGCTTTTCGAGGGCGGGGTAAGCAATAGTAAGCCCTGCATGTCTAACAGGGCCACTAGCGGATTTCTCCAGTATTACAATATGTCACTCTATGTGTCtgaatgtctttcttttttcttaatgaCTATAATCGAAGGTTTAAATTTTGCCCAAGTGGAGATTGATAACACTTCCTACCTTCGCCAGGCCTGCGCGGTGTGCACCCTGAGACTCCATGTAAGCCAGATACTGGTTGAAGTCCTTGAACTCCTCCATAGTAGGCCTGAAGGTCATGATCTTGCAGGTGGGGTTTGCAGGGGTGAACACCTCTGCCCCCGCCATCCTGCCGCCTCACCAGATGAAAcctgaacaaaaaataaataaacaaatagaaaaacGTGCTCCATCATCAACTTATTACTTATAAATTCCAGTGTTAATGGATATTGGGTTAGCTAAAATATATAGGTTATTTTGTTAGTTATGTAGGGccaagtaaataaatgaatactttATTAATTGAAATGTAGACTATTCTGAAAGCTAAATTATGTGCAAGGATTATCATACAGAGTAAAATCTTCAAAATCAAGATAATaactgaagtttttttttttttttttttaataataaaatatattcttcTTTCAAAGTGCTGAAAAGATGTTACTGATACTGTTAAAGACATATAGTGTAACATTACAGTTGggaacatcatttttatttatttattatattcaagttaataaaaaattttaaaaaatcagacttaaGCACATGTGCAGCGTTTTCTAATTGCTGCTAATTCGcaatttcattttacatttcccACACATGACTCATAAATTGATGCTATACAATATTACACTGGTGTTactgttaattaattattaattataaatcATGGGGGAAAttcattttgtttaatatttatcataacAATATGTACCACTAAATGTACTTTACAGGTGTGCAACCAGACTATGAAGCAGCTGGTCTACGTGTTAGTGAAAGTTCACCACTAGATGGAAGTAGAGGTGCAACATGTCGATTTGATCCCTTGATCCTTGCTGATGCCAACAACCCTTTTCAGATTTTTGTCCCATCCACCCATCCCACTCCCAACTCTGACTTTACTGTGTTTAGACAAAGGATCACACTGCCCAAACTAAAGCTGTTCTGATGTTCAACCTTATGTTTTTTCACACCGATACTTAACTGCAAACCACAATATAATGGCGTGCGACCCGATTATGTAACAGGCGAGCTGAAACAAGTTGTTATTTAGATCAGCTGCAGTGTTTAGACAGTGTGTTTACATCTCTTTGTCCACATATTTAAACAATGGTTTTAAAAGGTGCACCATCTTATTCGTGCGTATttaaagtattatttatttaaaaacaaacctaTTAAACACACTGCATGGAGATATAATCTCGTCTAAATTTTAACTTCGCTTTTATTTCAACACGAGCTTTTGCAGCTTGGCTTGATCTTTGTTGTCTGCCAAGCAAGCTAACACAACTAGCCAATTAGCCTACGTTGTTGTTGTGATGCCAAGAGATGGCTGAACAGATAGCGCAGCTTGCTAGCTCTGCTGTCCGGCTCATTTATATTTAGATGGTCACTCTTCGACGTGAATTTGATATGTTCTCTCTGGACCTGTCGAGTCAGGTCCAGAGAGCAGcaaggaaagagagagcagcagcTAACTATTTGGCTAGCTAACTTGTGAATGCATGGGAGTCAATGGGGTTTAAATGTCCCTCTGCAAGGTGGCTGCAGATAGGCCCCTAGCTACCACGCTATGTGACTTTGCGTGCTACAAACGATTTGATTTGACATTTGTGCAGTGTCTACATAATTTGCACTCACAGTTAAAGTTTAGTGCTAAACCTTTGGACAATGACAAGGCGGACAGTGCGAGATGCCCGCTGGTATGAGACCGTGCCAACTTATCCGGCTTGCTAACAGCTAGCTGTTGATAGCCCGGCTAATTGTGCACGAGAGTCACCAAATGCACAACCCTTTTTAAACTAAGTGGTATAAAATTGGTTACCATACTGCATTTACACTGGGATATAACATGTAGTTCCCACGCAAAGATGCAGCATTTTACCTTGATTTTGAAAGACGGAGTCGTGTTGTTGTTTATCTCCTTCCTTGTTCGTCCAGCTGATTCTCATGACAGCtgctcaggctgctgctgcttctccgTGACCGGGACACGTCTGAGACCGGCTGCAACGCAGATCTACACCGGGAGAGTCTGCTGATGGACACGGTAGACAGGCGGACGGTGCTGCAGGAGTCCTATCCATGAACTGTGAGATCCATGAAACCCGCAGCACAGGAGATGAGCTGaaaccatacagtctatggctgaAACACAGCCACCAGTGGAGAGAGGCGCTGCACCTGCATCTAAAGGACACATTTCAGATAATCTAAATTTTGAGATTATGAGATTCcaagtcattattttacatattttctcGTAAATATCAGATTCTAAGTCATCATTTTAGATAATTTCTCGTAAATATCAGGttctaagtcattattttagaTCTTTTCTCGTAAATATCAGATAGTAAGTCATCATTTTAGATAATTTCTCGTAAATATCAGGttctaagtcattattttagaTCTTTTCTCGTAAATATCAGATAGTAAGTCATCATTTTAGATATTTTCTCGTAAATATCAGATagtaagtcatttttaaaaatattttctcttaAATATGAGATAGTAAGTCATTCTTTTAGATCTTTTCTCATAATGAGACATTAAGTCATAATTGTGAGATTTTTCTCCTAATTAGGCTATAGATATTTTTCATAATTATGAAGTCATCATTTTGAGACCTTTGAGAGACATTAAGACATGAGACATTAAGCCATAATTATAATTTCCTCGTAGTTTTGAGATCTtttctcataattatgagatgGTAAGTCATACATTTAGATATTTTCTTATATAAAATCATAATTTTGAGCTTTTTCTCGTGGTGACCTTTTCTCGTTATTATGGGATTGTCATCATTTTGAGATCAtttctcataattatgagatattgAGCCATGCTTATGATATTTTTCTCGTAGTTTTGAGATCTTGTCTTGTAATTGAGTTATTATGTCATAAATTTAAGATAGTACTTAAGTCGTAATTGTGATATAAATCCTCCAGTTTTTTCAATTGGTGGATGCAATGCACTTCAGTATTCAGGCGCTCATACActtgaaatgttctttttttcaagtTATCCTTATGTACATGTTTACTGtaacattttgtcagttttgcaCTCTTGTCCTGAGAAacgttttaaataaaattaagcctccctccactcaaaaaatgtgtttgttccTTCAGAATGATGTTTTAGCTTCattgtgcagagtttgacactattAGACTGTTTTGACATtaattcatctgctgaaaatggaaagtctctctgtgctcattgaagATCTGACTTAGAGGCATGATTTGAGGCGTGATTTGTGGCATCACACTAGTTTGGATCCAATTGTAGCCCAGTATTCAACTTatatgtggaaacttgaagcctccagtgcacaaacactgagaatgaactttacagtgaagaggaagacatcttgtgtccagcagttaaaatATTTGGTATATTCATAGAGTCTGCATGAGTTGGGAGaagtaaatgtcattttaagaattttaacCAATTAATTGAGCTTTATTTAGTGGAAAAAACAATATTGGACACACATTAGTATTCAAAGTTTAgcattttacaacattttactTAAAACATGTCTAGAGGGGACCCTTAAAATATAAACTGCTTTTTGGGATTTCATTGATCTATCCACACATATATGTTGCTCAAAATGCCATAAGTGTTCACTGGCAATATAACAAGGCCTATAAATAAATACCAAACAAATTGTGGTAAAGGTTGCCGGGTTGTTTAACTCTAGTACAACATGAAGAACATAGTATCTGATTTATGTATATagttaagtatattttttttttaaataacagtgGAAAAATACAACACCCAGATGTCTATATGTGGAGATTCAAACACCTTATTTTCATCACTGTTTGATGAAACTAAACATGTGGATTGTTTTAAGAGCACATGACAGAAAATGTCATAAACTATCTGactctatataaagtagttgaaactagctccacctccagcagctacaacagtaaagtGCTGCTTACTCACTGATGCTTCACTTTAATAATCTATTGATgtcacatataataatatatcagtcagagggaccaaaccgcTACTTTTACTTTAGgtttttaactacattttgctgCTACATAGGCCTATGCAATTTTAGAccaacaacttttttttcacaagCTGGCCACTCAAAAGTTGTTCAGATGTATACACCATAGTGCATGTTTTACTAACCATTTGTAAAGTCATCAGTTGCAACTTACAATAAACCCTTAAGTGTCTTATTAAAACATGGTTACCAAATTATAATGATCTCAGGCGATGTCTTTAACTTCGATATgcatgtgtaaatgtatgtggTCTATGTTAGTATATGTTTGTATGGCTGTGTGGTTGATACTCTGGGAGAGGCAGCagctggtgatgatgatggcgacgaggaggaggaggaggaggaggaggagtagcaGCTCTGGTGGGTGCAGTAAGACTCAGTCAACTGCAGGGGTCGCTAAATGACTTTCTGCAAACATGGCTGCCCAGGATGAACTCAGTAAGTTTCTCTCTGCGTTATTGCCGATTAATATCTCTCTATATGTCGAGTTTGTGGtcatgtaaaataatgaatgaacagCCCTGCTTCTTTGTAATAAGCAGGATGTTTTGTAAATGACCCTAAAGCTTGTTTTAGGTAAAGACTGACGCAAGAAAAAGAGCTAGCTACAATGCTAACGTCAGAAGGCCGTTTGCCCAGTCATGGTCAAAATGAAACAGTCTCACTGgctattaatacattttcattaagCAAACTTTTATGACGCGAGTTAAACGGTTGGATATGTGGGACATTTGTGTTTAATTGTGCAAGGTGTCATCGCAAGTGAATGCCCAATTATGTTGAAGAGAAACTGCGTGGATAGATAGTCAGTTGTTTTAGCTAGCTGGCTGCTGAGCCATGCCaagagaaagaaggcagggctGGGTGATGGTCTGCAGCAATATAACAGCTGACAGTACGAGCTTATCACAAAAACCTGATCCAAACACGTCAAGGATTGTTCTTAGGTGACTGGTTTAAGCTTTGAGGGGTTTCATTTCCTCTGGGTGAAGCTGAAGGTCGTACAGACCCTTTTTGCTTGTGGGTGCATACACCCAAAGGGTTTACTTCCATATATGAATGGAAAGCTACTGTCAATTTAAATATAGCAGGGCTATTGTTTTTAAACTGCTCCTGTGTGAAGAGTTTATGGAAGATTTATGACAAATACCACCCAGAAAATAAGTTATACATCTTAATCAaggtgtgaaatgtgtgttttttaacatgtatttatttttt contains:
- the kdm4c gene encoding lysine-specific demethylase 4C isoform X2, with product MAGAEVFTPANPTCKIMTFRPTMEEFKDFNQYLAYMESQGAHRAGLAKVIPPKGWKPRRTYDDIDELMIDAPIQQMVAGQSGLFTQYNIQKKPLNVAEFRRLANSDMYCTPRYLNYEDLERKYWKNLTFVSPIYGADVSGSLYDEDVEEWNIGHLNSILDVIEEDCGVSIQGVNTPYLYFGMWKTTFSWHTEDMDLYSINYLHFGEPKSCSACSIFLSRLPWREFCSLEQ